One Nicotiana tomentosiformis chromosome 4, ASM39032v3, whole genome shotgun sequence genomic window carries:
- the LOC104119852 gene encoding uncharacterized protein gives MSKPNVRRSYAIEKHSSSSSSSSSKEREKPSKNYNLFYLSKHLKKVYPIELHKTNSLSSLSLSLSQTSDNQNFSSTFQRTEVPKAIKSVFPQVSRALNYHSHEKELMRCSWITSSSDKVYVQFHDECWGVPVYDDHRLFELLSLAGLLMDFNWTEILKRRELIRECFAGFNAMQVAKIGEKEIKEIVSSASLMLAENRVRSIVDNAKCIVKIGKEFGSFSCYMWNHMNYKPIINRFRNARNVPLRTPKAEGISKDLVKRGFRLVGPVIVNSFMQAAGMTIDHLLYCFRHKECVNLAERPWRHV, from the exons ATGTCTAAGCCAAATGTAAGAAGATCATATGCAATAGAGAAACACAGCAgcagcagtagtagtagtagctcaaaagaaagagagaaaccAAGCAAGAATTATAACTTATTTTATTTATCCAAACACTTGAAGAAAGTTTACCCAATAGAACTTCATAAAACTAATTCCCTTTCTTCTCTTTCGTTATCTCTATCTCAAACTTCAGATAATCAGAATTTCTCTTCGACCTTTCAAAGAACTGAAGTTCCAAAAGCCATTAAAAGTGTTTTTCCACAAGTGAGTCGTGCTCTAAATTATCATAGTCATGAGAAAGAGCTTATGAGGTGCAGCTGGATAACTAGTAGCAGTG ATAAGGTTTATGTGCAGTTCCATGATGAATGCTGGGGTGTTCCAGTCTATGATGACCA TCGATTGTTCGAGCTACTTTCATTGGCTGGACTGCTGATGGACTTCAATTGGACTGAAATTTTAAAGAGAAGGGAACTAATAAG AGAATGTTTTGCTGGATTCAATGCGATGCAAGTGGCAAAAATAGGGGAGAAGGAGATTAAAGAAATAGTCTCGAGTGCATCCCTCATGTTAGCAGAAAATAGAGTTAGATCAATAGTTGACAACGCCAAATGCATAGTCAAG ATTGGGAAGGAGTTTGGATCTTTCAGCTGCTACATGTGGAACCATATGAATTATAAACCAATAATTAACAGATTTAGAAATGCAAGAAACGTTCCACTGAGAACACCAAAAGCAGAAGGCATTAGCAAAGATTTGGTGAAGCGAGGATTCCGACTTGTTGGTCCAGTGATCGTAAATTCATTCATGCAAGCTGCAGGAATGACAATTGATCATCTGCTTTATTGTTTTAGACACAAAGAATGTGTAAATCTTGCTGAAAGACCTTGGAGACATGTCTGA